One window from the genome of Hydra vulgaris chromosome 02, alternate assembly HydraT2T_AEP encodes:
- the LOC136076293 gene encoding uncharacterized protein LOC136076293, producing MDKTGMQLEHKPRRVAARKGSKYIQSRTSGNKETITVICCVNAADQVIPPHIVGKGKTVRTLYGFDTENAPRGATWSVSEKGWTKRGIAELWVEKIFLLNIGSARPQILILDGHDSHNFVKMIELAIVNQIEIVEHPAHSSNWLQPRDRTVFKSLKTAYSEECQTMMND from the coding sequence ATGGATAAAACCGGGATGCAACTAGAGCATAAACCTAGACGTGTTGCTGCCAGGAAAGGCTCAAAATATATTCAGAGTCGAACAAGTGGCAACAAGGAAACAATTACTGTTATATGTTGCGTAAATGCAGCTGATCAAGTCATACCACCTCATATAGTAGGGAAAGGAAAAACTGTACGAACTCTTTATGGTTTTGATACCGAAAATGCTCCAAGAGGAGCAACATGGAGTGTGTCTGAAAAGGGCTGGACAAAACGAGGTATTGCGGAGTTATGGGTTGagaaaatatttcttctaaATATTGGCTCAGCAAGACCACAGATTTTAATCCTAGATGGACATGACTCAcacaattttgttaaaatgattGAGCTGGCTATCGTAAACCAAATTGAAATTGTCGAGCATCCAGCTCACTCCAGCAACTGGTTGCAGCCTCGTGACAGAACAGTTTTTAAATCGCTGAAAACTGCCTATTCTGAGGAATGCCAAACAATGATGAATGACTAA